One part of the Pandoraea faecigallinarum genome encodes these proteins:
- a CDS encoding YeeE/YedE family protein produces the protein MTDVDLTALSHTVVWLTFGLAFVFGAVLQRTHFCTMGALSDIVNIGDWNRMRMWWLAIGVATIGTGVLASQGIVDPIKAIYTTPRFTWLSYLVGGWCFGVGMVLASGCGSKTLVRIGGGNLKSLLVFVMIGVSAYMTLKGLFAVLRVTALDSVQTTFATSQDLPTLLGGMFGGDVHRAQLILGLLIGGAFVLAAIYRREFWTFDNLLGGLVVGAIIVALWYVSGKVGYVAENPNTLEESFVATNSGKMEALSFVSPLAYTLYWLMMWSDTSNVVTLGISSVLGVIAGSFVYALVSRNFRWEGFQGTEDTANHMAGGVLMGFGGVTALGCTVGQGLSGVSTLALGSFVAIAAILAGGVCAFKYQMWRIERSV, from the coding sequence ATGACCGACGTCGATCTCACCGCCCTCTCCCACACTGTCGTGTGGCTTACCTTCGGCCTGGCCTTCGTGTTCGGTGCCGTGCTCCAGCGCACGCACTTCTGCACCATGGGCGCACTCTCCGACATCGTCAACATTGGCGACTGGAACCGCATGCGCATGTGGTGGCTCGCCATTGGCGTCGCAACGATCGGCACGGGCGTGCTGGCCTCGCAGGGCATCGTCGATCCGATCAAGGCGATTTACACGACGCCGCGCTTCACATGGCTGTCGTATCTCGTCGGCGGGTGGTGTTTCGGCGTGGGCATGGTGCTGGCCTCCGGTTGCGGCAGCAAGACGCTGGTGCGCATCGGTGGCGGCAATCTGAAGTCGCTGCTGGTGTTCGTGATGATCGGCGTGTCGGCGTACATGACGCTCAAGGGCCTGTTCGCCGTGCTGCGCGTTACGGCGCTCGACAGCGTGCAAACGACCTTCGCGACGTCGCAGGATCTGCCCACGCTGCTCGGCGGTATGTTCGGCGGCGACGTGCATCGCGCACAACTCATCCTCGGTCTGCTGATCGGCGGTGCGTTTGTGCTCGCGGCAATTTACCGCCGCGAGTTCTGGACGTTCGACAACCTGCTCGGCGGTCTGGTCGTCGGCGCGATCATCGTGGCGCTGTGGTACGTCTCGGGCAAAGTCGGGTACGTAGCCGAGAATCCGAACACGCTCGAAGAGAGCTTCGTTGCAACGAACTCCGGCAAGATGGAAGCATTGTCGTTCGTCTCGCCGCTCGCCTATACGCTGTATTGGCTGATGATGTGGAGCGATACGAGCAATGTCGTCACGCTCGGGATTTCGAGCGTGCTGGGTGTGATTGCCGGCTCGTTCGTGTATGCGCTGGTGTCGCGCAATTTCCGTTGGGAAGGTTTTCAGGGCACGGAAGATACGGCCAATCACATGGCGGGTGGTGTCCTGATGGGGTTCGGCGGTGTGACGGCACTCGGTTGCACGGTAGGTCAGGGACTCTCGGGCGTATCGACGCTCGCCTTGGGATCGTTCGTTGCCATCGCCGCCATTCTGGCGGGCGGCGTCTGCGCGTTCAAATATCAGATGTGGCGCATCGAGCGCAGCGTTTGA
- the tolB gene encoding Tol-Pal system beta propeller repeat protein TolB: protein MRISSQYAWRALVATWLTAACTIAHAQTPLTVDITGVGSNRYPIAVSNFKGTAPTDIVAVIKADLSNSGRFNQIDAGGATVGVDDSVDLGTWRAKGANAFVSGTIVAQGNGTFQVSFRLYDAVNGQPLGGLALTSSQANLRLTAHKIADYIYQKLLGDRGVFATRLSYVLHNGPNYQLQISDSDGQDARVALNSREPIISPAWSPDGTKVAYVSFEKRKPVVYIHDLPSGRRAVLANEKGNNSAPSWSPDGTKLAVALSRDGNTQIYQVNANGGGLKRLSRSGAIDTEPQYSPDGKWIFFTSDRGGGPQIYKMPAGGESEGGAQRVTFKGSYNVSPRISPDGKLLAFIARQGGGFKLSVQDMSTGDVTALTDTSHDESPSFAANGKYILYATQSGGRKVLAAVSVDGQTRQILQVRGGEVREPSWGPFMQ from the coding sequence ATGCGAATCTCCAGTCAATATGCATGGCGTGCGCTGGTGGCCACCTGGCTCACCGCGGCTTGCACGATCGCCCATGCGCAGACACCGCTGACCGTCGACATTACCGGCGTCGGTAGTAACCGCTACCCGATCGCCGTGTCGAACTTCAAGGGCACCGCGCCCACGGACATCGTTGCCGTCATCAAGGCGGACCTGAGCAACAGCGGCCGCTTCAACCAGATCGACGCGGGCGGCGCGACCGTCGGCGTGGACGATTCGGTCGATCTCGGCACGTGGCGCGCAAAGGGCGCGAATGCGTTCGTCTCCGGCACCATCGTTGCGCAAGGCAACGGCACGTTCCAGGTCAGCTTCCGCCTTTATGACGCCGTGAACGGTCAGCCGCTCGGCGGTCTGGCCCTCACCTCTTCGCAGGCGAACCTGCGCCTGACCGCGCACAAGATCGCCGATTACATCTATCAGAAACTGCTGGGTGACCGCGGTGTGTTCGCCACGCGTCTGTCCTATGTGCTGCATAACGGCCCGAACTACCAGTTGCAGATTTCGGACTCGGACGGTCAGGACGCACGCGTCGCCCTGAACAGCCGCGAGCCGATCATCTCGCCGGCGTGGTCGCCGGACGGCACCAAGGTCGCGTACGTTTCGTTCGAGAAGCGCAAGCCGGTCGTGTACATCCACGATCTGCCGAGCGGCCGCCGCGCCGTGCTTGCCAATGAGAAGGGAAACAACTCGGCGCCGTCGTGGTCGCCGGACGGCACCAAGCTCGCCGTGGCCCTGTCGCGCGACGGCAACACGCAGATCTATCAGGTCAACGCCAACGGCGGCGGCCTCAAGCGTCTGTCACGCAGCGGTGCGATCGATACCGAACCGCAGTATTCCCCGGACGGCAAATGGATTTTCTTCACGAGCGATCGTGGCGGTGGTCCGCAAATCTACAAGATGCCTGCTGGTGGCGAGAGCGAAGGCGGCGCGCAGCGCGTCACTTTCAAGGGGAGTTACAACGTCAGCCCGCGAATCAGTCCCGACGGCAAATTGCTCGCGTTCATCGCGCGTCAGGGTGGCGGATTCAAGCTGAGCGTGCAGGATATGAGTACTGGCGATGTTACGGCTCTGACCGACACCAGCCACGACGAGTCACCGAGTTTTGCCGCGAACGGCAAGTACATTCTTTACGCAACGCAGTCGGGGGGCCGCAAGGTCCTCGCGGCAGTCTCGGTGGACGGGCAAACCCGGCAGATTCTTCAGGTTCGGGGAGGGGAAGTTCGCGAACCCTCCTGGGGCCCTTTCATGCAATAA
- a CDS encoding OmpA family protein, translated as MSSLLRNILAISSLAALAACSSGVKLDDQANANKGQTTTDARAVAPVDASADELNNPNGPLAKRSVYFGFDSYSVDSQYTPLLQAHANFLTKYSQRRVLLQGNTDPRGTSEYNLALGQKRAEAVLKTMTALGANASQMEAVSLGKEKATGTDEATWAQDRRVDLAY; from the coding sequence ATGAGTTCCCTGCTTCGTAATATCCTCGCCATCTCTTCGCTGGCCGCTCTGGCCGCTTGCTCTTCGGGCGTGAAGCTCGACGACCAGGCTAACGCCAACAAGGGTCAAACCACGACCGACGCTCGCGCCGTCGCCCCCGTCGACGCTTCGGCCGACGAACTGAACAACCCGAACGGCCCGCTCGCCAAGCGCAGCGTGTACTTCGGCTTCGATTCGTACAGCGTCGATTCGCAATACACCCCGCTGCTCCAGGCACACGCGAACTTCCTGACGAAGTACTCGCAACGCCGTGTGCTGCTGCAAGGCAACACCGACCCGCGCGGTACGAGCGAATACAACCTGGCACTGGGTCAGAAGCGTGCCGAAGCCGTGCTGAAGACCATGACGGCACTGGGCGCCAACGCCAGCCAGATGGAAGCCGTGTCGCTGGGCAAGGAAAAGGCCACGGGTACCGACGAAGCCACCTGGGCCCAGGACCGTCGCGTCGATCTGGCTTATTGA
- the ybgF gene encoding tol-pal system protein YbgF, translating into MTSRLLKNMICAVTLGTSVLSPLAHAGLFDDDEARKAILDIRSRLDSDRQRIEGLTRNVLDLNNQIQQLQRDLADQRGQNEDLKNQLANLQQSQKDFYTDLDGRLKKFEPQQMTVGGVTGTVQPGEKEVFDAALDKFRKGDYKGAQTDFRTFTAKYPGSPYQPEALFWLGNSQYANNDLKGSTATLQSIVTKYPDSPKAAEALMAIASNAAAAGQVAVSKKAYNDLLAKYPNSQSAADARKRWPNPK; encoded by the coding sequence ATGACGTCTCGTTTGCTAAAAAACATGATCTGCGCGGTGACGCTCGGCACTTCGGTGCTGAGTCCGCTCGCGCATGCCGGACTGTTCGACGACGACGAGGCGCGCAAAGCGATCCTCGATATCCGCAGCCGTCTGGATTCGGACAGGCAACGGATTGAGGGGCTCACGCGCAACGTGCTGGATTTGAACAACCAGATCCAGCAGTTGCAGCGTGATCTGGCCGACCAGCGCGGTCAGAACGAAGATCTGAAAAACCAGCTTGCGAACCTGCAACAAAGTCAGAAGGATTTCTACACCGACCTCGACGGCCGGTTGAAGAAATTCGAACCCCAGCAGATGACCGTCGGCGGCGTGACCGGCACCGTCCAACCGGGCGAGAAGGAAGTTTTCGACGCCGCGCTCGACAAATTCCGCAAGGGTGACTACAAGGGTGCGCAAACGGATTTCCGGACCTTCACAGCGAAGTACCCTGGCAGCCCGTATCAACCCGAAGCGCTGTTCTGGCTTGGCAACTCACAGTACGCCAACAACGATCTGAAGGGTTCGACCGCGACGCTGCAAAGCATCGTGACGAAGTACCCGGATAGCCCCAAGGCTGCCGAAGCGCTGATGGCAATTGCCAGCAACGCGGCCGCCGCCGGGCAAGTGGCGGTGTCGAAAAAGGCATACAACGACCTGTTGGCGAAGTATCCCAATAGCCAATCGGCCGCGGATGCCAGGAAGCGCTGGCCCAATCCGAAGTAA